The proteins below come from a single Pleuronectes platessa chromosome 3, fPlePla1.1, whole genome shotgun sequence genomic window:
- the LOC128436911 gene encoding somatostatin-like receptor F_48D10.1, protein METNWPPLPPDINSSAAPSPFLFSYPRLFNISSNLSTQSVPFQGSSTLVTAVISLTVFMVGLTGNTLAIYVVLRYAKMKTVTNIYILNLAVADELYILGLPFLTTQNVLSYWPFGSFLCRVVMTADSMNQFTSIFCLTVMSIDRYLAVVHPIRSTKWRHPRVAKAVSAAVWAVSFVVVLPVVIFSDVQETFNSCNMIWPEPKDVWSTAFILYTATVGFFGPLLIICLCYLLIIIKVKSSGARAGFTKRRRSERKVTRMVVVIVVVFVLCWLPFFIINMVNLVVIIPESSITAGVYFFAVILSYANSCANPLLYGFLSDNFKQSFRKVLCLKRMRCKANGVDDGDPSAPRTEKSTAQDCILLSPRNHIYEDAETFQISSHPPDRPVSHTAADLHRSIPAHQAPPTCPGIGPTTATTVTSTAATPADPPTVTALTAPAFSATTATQQQ, encoded by the exons ATGGAGACCAACTGGCCTCCCCTGCCACCAGACATCAACTCCTCTGCTGCGCCAAGCCCCTTCCTCTTTTCTTACCCGCGCCTCTTCAACATCTCCTCCAACCTGTCCACCCAGAGCGTCCCCTTCCAGGGCAGCAGCACTCTGGTGACTGCGGTCATCTCCCTCACCGTCTTCATGGTGGGTCTGACCGGCAACACTCTGGCCATCTACGTGGTGCTGCGCTATGCCAAGATGAAGACGGTCACCAACATCTACATCCTGAACTTGGCTGTGGCCGACGAGCTCTACATCCTCGGGCTCCCCTTCCTCACCACGCAGAATGTGCTCTCCTATTGGCCCTTTGGCTCGTTCCTGTGCCGGGTGGTCATGACCGCGGACTCCATGAACCAGTTCACGTCTATTTTCTGTCTGACGGTCATGTCCATTGATCGCTACCTGGCTGTGGTTCATCCGATCCGCAGCACCAAGTGGAGACATCCCCGCGTGGCCAAGGCGGTGAGCGCCGCTGTGTGGGCCGTGTCCTTTGTGGTGGTCCTGCCGGTGGTCATCTTCTCTGATGTCCAG GAGACATTTAACTCCTGCAACATGATCTGGCCCGAGCCGAAGGACGTGTGGTCGACAGCCTTCATTCTCTACACTGCCACTGTGGGCTTCTTTGGACCGCTGCTGATCATTTGCCTCTGCTACCTACTTATCATCATCAAG GTGAAGTCCTCCGGGGCCCGGGCGGGCTTTACCAAGCGGCGCCGCTCGGAGCGCAAGGTGACGCGGATGGTGGTGGTGATCGTGGTGGTGTTTGTGCTTTGCTGGCTGCcgttcttcatcatcaacatggTCAACCTGGTCGTCATCATCCCGGAGTCCAGCATCACCGCAGGCGTCTACTTCTTTGCGGTCATCTTGTCCTACGCCAACTCCTGCGCCAACCCGCTGCTCTACGGCTTCCTGTCAGACAATTTCAAACAGAGTTTCAGAAAG GtgctttgtttgaagaggaTGAGGTGCAAGGCAAACGGCGTAGATGATGGCGACCCCAGCGCCCCTCGCACTGAGAAATCCACTGCACAAGACTGCATCCTGCTCTCTCCTCGTAACCACATCTACGAAGATGCCGAGACCTTCCAG ATCTCTTCTCACCCTCCAGACCGGCCTGTCTCGCACACAGCAGCAGACCTGCACCGCTCCATCCCCGCCCATCAAGCTCCCCCCACTTGCCCCGGGATCGGGCCCACAACTGCTACCACAGTGACCTCCACCGCGGCCACCCCTGCTGATCCTCCCACCGTCACCGCCCTGACTGCGCCTGCATTCTCTGCCACCACAGCCACACAGCAGCAGTAG
- the LOC128437357 gene encoding lipopolysaccharide-induced tumor necrosis factor-alpha factor: MEKGQGVPVPMTDAAPPYPGPSAGFDMGGYQGGPPPAGYPVQQHGYQYYEQQTQIIHPVNHVVVVQQLPTEAPGQMLCPRCQTTVLSQTEYKNGMLTWLICGILGFFLCWCCCFIPFFVDACKDVEHTCPVCRTVLHVHKRR, translated from the exons ATGGAAAAGGGTCAGGGAGTTCCCGTGCCGATGACAGATGCAGCACCACCATACCCAGGCCCCTCTGCAGGCTTTGACATGGGAGGCTATCAGGGAGGCCCTCCACCTGCGGGCTACCCTG TTCAACAACATGGATACCAGTACTACGAGCAACAGACTCAGATCATACATCCTG TGAATCATGTGGTTGTGGTACAGCAGCTGCCAACTGAGGCGCCAGGACAGATGCTGTGTCCTCGCTGCCAAACCACTGTTCTCAGTCAAACCGAGTACAAAAATGGTATGCTCACGTGGCTGATCTGTGGGATACTTGGATTCTTCTT GTGCTGGTGTTGCTGTTTCATCCCCTTCTTTGTGGATGCCTGTAAGGACGTGGAGCACACCTGTCCCGTGTGCCGCACCGTCCTGCATGTccacaaacgcagatga